One segment of Bombus pascuorum chromosome 6, iyBomPasc1.1, whole genome shotgun sequence DNA contains the following:
- the LOC132908238 gene encoding 1-phosphatidylinositol 4,5-bisphosphate phosphodiesterase-like, producing MTKKFEFNWRIEVPELLRNGSTFDRWFEDKENTEYEPNCLFKVDEYGFFIYWKSDGKDGDVIELAQVSDIRYGGTPKDPKLCHKISKHGTMEEIDQKSLTICSGIDYTNIHYQHVICADAKTAKDWQVGLRLITHNTKASNVCPTIQLMKHWMRLSFQVDPKGKVPVKVISKTFASGKTEKLVYQGLADMGLPSGKSDKIEPKDFTFEKFKNLYFKICPRNDIEELFQSITKGKSDTISLGQLVQFMNEKQRDPRLNEILYPLYDEKRCTEIINDYEQDEKARNDKSLTKEGFIRYLMSDENAPVFLDKLEEWMDMDQPLAHYYINSSHNTYLSGRQIGGKSTVEMYRQVLLAGCRCVELDCWDGKGEDEEPIITHGKAMCTDILFKDVIYALRDTAFVTSEYPIILSFENHCCLKQQYKLAKYCDEILGDLLLKEPLKDYPLEPGHPLPPPSALKRKILIKNKRLKPEVEKVELELFRSGQFEAKDEVVEDPSAPSGPPEPPKEEPPPEAAPAEGAAPGEAGAEGEAPPVQYTGSTMACHPWLSSMINYAQPVKFQSFEVAEKKNIHHNMSSFSETAALNYLKTNAVEFVNYNKRQMSRIYPKGTRADSSNYMPQVFWNAGCQMVALNFQTPDLPMQLNQGKFEYNATTGYLLKPDFMRRSDKIFDPFSEDVDGVITAQCSVQVIAGQFLSDKKVGTYVEVDMYGLPADTIKKEFRTRMVPGNGLNPVYNEEPFLFRKVVLPDLAVLRFGVYEESGKLLGQRILPLDGLQAGYRHISLKTEANFPMALPMLFCNIELKIYVPDGFEDFMAALSDPGGFSKGAEKQAEAMKGLGIEQTDTKAEAKKKEEEKAKKEEWKPEPITIDTLKKEKAYKLGKKQQKDLDTMRKKHLKERQTMQKNHCAAIDKLVKGKDKSALLQDANVKKVISEQTAQWSAMVERQRKEEWEMLKNQTEAGREEFKKLIEIVQASQVKQLQAKHDKDIKDMNANQVKVSVETAKEVMNDKALKTKGDKDRRLREKKEQNTKKFMQERKTVQIKQGREKEKLKASHEKQVADLDGNINATIEMYKNEAIHLDMSSKTEFFV from the exons ATGACAAAGAAGTTCGAATTCAATTGGCGAATCGAGGTACCCGAACTTTTGAGAAATGGTTCGACGTTCGACCGCTGGTTCGAAGACAAGGAAAACACCGAATACGAACCGAACTGCTTATTTAAAGTCGATGAATATGGATTTTTTATCTATTGGAAGAGCGACGGCAAG GACGGCGATGTAATAGAACTGGCTCAAGTGAGTGATATTCGTTATGGCGGCACGCCAAAG GATCCTAAATTGTGCCATAAAATAAGTAAACACGGGACAATGGAAGAAATAGACCAGAAGAGTTTAACTATATGCTCGGGTATCGATTACACTAATATTCATTATCAGCATGTTATTTGTGCAGACGCAAAAACAGCTAAG GATTGGCAAGTTGGGTTACGATTAATTACGCACAACACGAAAGCTTCGAATGTTTGCCCGACGATACAACTAATGAAGCA TTGGATGAGATTGAGCTTTCAAGTAGATCCTAAAGGAAAAGTGCCAGTGAAAGTTATATCAAAGACATTTGCCTCTGGGAAAACGGAGAAATTAGTTTATCAAGGGCTAGCAGACATGGGCTTACCTAGTGGAAAG AGCGATAAAATCGAACCTAAGGATTTTACGTTCgagaaatttaagaatttgTACTTTAAAATTTGCCCTCGGAACGATATCGAGGAATTATTCCAATCGAT AACCAAAGGAAAATCGGATACGATCAGTCTGGGTCAGTTAGTACAATTTATGAACGAGAAACAAAGAGACCCTCGACTAAACGAAATTTTGTATCCCCTTTACGATGAGAAACGATGCACAGAAATAATCAACGATTACGAACAAGATGAGAAAGCAAGGAATGACA AGTCCTTAACCAAGGAAGGTTTCATTCGTTACCTAATGTCCGATGAAAATGCACCTGTATTTTTGGACAAATTGGAAGAATGGATGGACATGGATCAACCTCTTGcccattattatattaattccaGTCACAATACTTATCTGAGTGGCAGACAAATCGGTGGTAAAAGTACCGTTGAGATGTACAGACAGGTCTTGTTAGCTGGTTGCAG ATGTGTAGAGCTCGATTGTTGGGATGGGAAGGGAGAAGACGAAGAGCCTATCATAACTCACGGCAAAGCTATGTGTACCGATATCCTTTTCAAAGATGTCATATACGCTTTAAGGGACACAGCGTTCGTCACATCGGAATATCCTATAATTCTAAGTTTCGAAAATCATTGCTGCCTAAAACAGCAATATAAGTTAGCCAAATACTGCGATGAAATATTGGGTGACTTGCTACTGAAAGAGCCTCTGAAAGATTATCCG CTTGAACCCGGGCATCCACTTCCACCACCAAGTGCACTGAAGCGAAAGATATTAATCAAGAATAAAAGACTGAAACCGGAGGTAGAAAAGGTGGAGCTCGAGTTATTCCGCTCCGGGCAATTCGAGGCGAAAGACGAAGTAGTGGAGGATCCCAGCGCACCTTCTGGACCACCAGAACCGCCAAAG GAGGAACCACCACCCGAAGCTGCACCGGCTGAAGGTGCTGCACCAGGTGAAGCGGGTGCTGAAGGAGAAGCGCCTCCAGTTCAATACACCGGCAGTACGATGGCGTGTCATCCGTGGCTCTCTTCTATGATTAATTACGCACAGccagtgaaatttcaaagttttgAAGTTGCGGAAA AAAAGAACATACATCATAATATGTCCTCGTTTTCGGAGACTGCGGCACTCAACTACCTGAAAACGAATGCCGTGGAGTTTGTTAATTATAACAAACGTCAGATGAGTCGAATTTACCCAAAAGGTACGAGGGCTGATTCGTCGAATTACATGCCACAA gTCTTTTGGAACGCAGGCTGTCAAATGGTTgcgttaaattttcaaacacccgATTTGCCTATGCAATTAAATCAAGGAAAATTCGAGTATAACGCAACAACCGGATATCTACTAAAGCCTGATTTTATGAGAAGGTCGGATAAAATTTTCGATCCATTCTCCGAGGACGTAGACGGTGTTATCACAGCTCAATGTTCCGTTCAA GTAATAGCAGGACAATTCTTGTCCGACAAAAAGGTCGGCACTTACGTTGAAGTGGATATGTACGGTTTGCCAGCAGACACaattaagaaagaatttcGAACACGAATGGTTCCTGGGAACGGATTGAATCCAGTTTATAACGAAGAACCGTTTCTATTCCGTAAAGTTGTACTTCCCGACTTGGCTGTACTCAGATTTG GTGTATACGAAGAGAGCGGAAAATTGTTGGGTCAACGAATTTTACCACTGGACGGCCTTCAAGCTGGATATAGACATATTTCGTTGAAAACCGAGGCGAATTTTCCCATGGCACTGCCGATGTTGTTCTGCAACATCGAGCTAAAGATTTACGTACCCGATGGATTCGAAG ACTTCATGGCAGCCTTGTCTGATCCGGGTGGATTCAGCAAAGGAGCAGAGAAGCAAGCCGAAGCTATGAAGGGACTAGGAATCGAGCAAACCGACACGAAGGCCGAGgctaagaagaaagaagaggaaaaggcTAAGAAGG AGGAATGGAAGCCAGAGCCAATTACGATAGACACGCTAAAGAAGGAGAAAGCGTACAAGTTGGGGAAAAAACAACAGAAGGATTTGGATACAATGAGGAAGAAGCATCTGAAGGAACGACAGACAATGCAAAAAAATCATTGCGCTGCCATTGATAAATTGGTGAAGGGAAAGGA CAAAAGCGCGCTGCTCCAGGACGCGAACGTGAAAAAAGTTATAAGCGAACAAACCGCGCAATGGTCCGCCATGGTAGAACGGCAACGAAAAGAGGAATGGGAGATGTTGAAGAATCAGACGGAGGCCGGTCGggaggaatttaaaaaattaatcgaaattgtACAGGCCTCGCAGGTTAAACAGCTACAGGCAAAACACGACAA AGATATTAAAGATATGAATGCGAATCAGGTAAAAGTATCCGTGGAAACGGCTAAAGAAGTAATGAACGACAAAGCGTTAAAGACAAAAGGAGACAAGGATCGTCGACTTCGCGAGAAGAAGGAacaaaatacgaagaaatttaTGCAAGAAAGGAAAACTGTGCAAATCAAGCAAGGccgtgaaaaagaaaaattgaaagctTCTCACGAAAAACAAGTAGCAGACTTAGATGGCAATATTAACGCG ACCATTGAAATGTACAAGAACGAAGCAATTCACTTGGATATGTCGTCTAAAACAGAAttctttgtataa